GCTGATACCGGTGAAGTCGCCACGCCCCATACCGATGATGTAATCCAGCGACCAACCAGCCACCACACTGTAGAAGGACAGAATCAGTAGAGCGGCGACCATCCCCATCAGCGCAGCCAGCGACCAGTGCTTGGAGGCTCCGGCTTCGATCGCCAGACTCTTCATCGCATTGACCGGGCTCTGCCGGCCGCGGCGACCGATCATGGTTTCTGCCAGCATGATCGGCACACCCACCAGGGCAATGCAGAACAGGTACATGACGACGAACGCACCGCCGCCATAGACCCCTGTCATATAGGGGAATTTCCAGATATTGCCGAGACCGACTGCCGAGCCGGTCGCCGCCAGAATGAATACCCAGCGACTGGCCCAGGCACCGTGAATCGAAACTTTGTCGCTCGCCATTACGGCCAAGACCCCATACTGCGGGAAAAAAGATCGCACATTGTCGGAGATTAGCGGCATGGGCTCAAGTTTGGCTCGGTAACGCCCCATGGCGCAGGCGCGGACGACTCCCTATAATGCGCGCCCTATGGCTAAGCAAAAGAAACATCCTCAAGGCACCATCGCGCTGAACAAAAAGGCGCTGCATGACTATTTCATCGAACACAAGTTCGAGGCCGGCTTGGTGCTGTCCGGCTGGGAAGTGAAGAGCCTGCGTGCCGGCAAGGCACAGCTGGTCGACAGCTACGTACTGCTCAAGGACGATGAAGCCTGGCTGATGGGTTGCCACATCGCGCCCCTGAAAACCGCCAGCACCCACGTCATCGCCGACCCGACCCGCACGCGCAAACTGCTGCTGAACAAGCGCGAGCTGGAAAAGCTGTTCGGCTCAGTACAGCAGAAGGGCTACACCGCCGTGGCACTGTCGCTGTACTGGAAGCAGCATCTGGTCAAATGCGAAATTGCCCTGGCCAAGGGCAAGAAGGACTTCGACAAGCGCCACACCGAGAAGGAACGTGACGCCGACCGCGAAGTTCAGCGCGCGATGCGCAGCAAGGGCAAGGAAGACTGAACATCCTCCCCACTTCTTAGCCCAGGTGATGATTGATCGCCTGGGCTCGTTGCTTCTTACAGGCCTAGCCGGCGCTGCGCACGCGCCACACGCTGGGCTTCCAGCTGCACTTCCGAGAGCACTTCCTGCACATAGTCGATGTGCTGGTTGGAAACCTCGCGAGCATCCTCCGCGCGACCTTCGATGATCGCCTGGTACAACTCGCGGTGCTGCCCGATCAACATGTCGCGGGTCTCCTCACGCTGGGCATACATGCCGCCGATGTTGGTCACCACGTTGCGCTTGAGCAAGTCGAACAGACCACGGATGGTGTGCAGCAGCACCGCGTTATGACTGGCCTCGGCAATCGCCAGGTGAAAGCGCGCATCGGCCGCCCCCTCCTCGGCACGAGTCACCTTGCCGACTCGCGCGTAGCAATCCTGCAAGGCTTCGAACGCTTCGGTGAGGCGCTGTCGGTCGATATCGGTGGCGCGCCTGGCCGCGTAGTAGGCGCAGGAGCCTTCCAGCGTATGGCGGAATTCCAGCAGGTCACGCTGGGCATCTTCCTTGTGCTCTAGCAGTTGCAGTAGCGGGTCGCTGAAGGTCGAGCCAAGCGATTCAGCGACATAGTTACCGCCACCCTGGCGACTGATCAGCAGCCCCTTGGCTACCAACTTCTGGATCGCTTCACGCAGGGACGGACGAGACACGCCGAACTGCTCGGCCAGCGCACGTTCTGCGGGCAGCCTCTCACCGGCACGCAAGGTGCCTTCGAGAATCATGGTTTCCAGTTGCGCGACGATGTCATCGGAGAGACGACGCTGCCGCACCTGACCTACTTCCATCACCCACATCTCCATTGGTTTGACCAGGCTGAAGGCCTCAGGAGGCAAGCCTATAGCGCGCCCTTTCGCTGAACAAGCAGGCACTCTACGACCAAAGTCTTAGCCACTCGATTTGACAGTCAATTGAGCAACTTTTAACCTGACCTCGCTTCACTGTAAATTGGTATTACCAATTTAACCAACAAGAACAACAAACCATCGAGATCACGCCATGACAGCCCTACGCGCTGTAAGCCTGCTCGATCACGCCTCATCCCTGCCGCGCCCGCTGCGCGCTCGTGTGGAGTAAGACCCAATGTCCAACGGAATTCTCGCCCTGCTGGCGTTCTCGCCGATTCTGCTTGCCGCCGTTCTGCTGATCGGCCTGCGCTGGCCGGCCAAACACGCCATGCCTCTGGTCTACCTGGTGACTGCCGCCGTCGGCCTGTTCGCCTGGGACATGACCCTCAATCGTGTCCTGGCCTCCACCCTGCAAGGCTTGTTGATCACTCTCGGCCTGCTGTGGATCATTTTCGGCGCCATCCTGCTGCTGAACACCCTCAAACACTCTGGTGGTATCACCGCCATCCGTGCCGGCTTCACCACCATCAGTCCTGACCGCCGCATCCAGGCCATCATCATTGCCTGGTTGTTCGGCTGCTTCATCGAGGGCGCCTCGGGCTTCGGTACACCGGCCGCCATCGCTGCCCCGCTGCTGGTGGCTATCGGTTTCCCGGCCATGGCCGCCGTGTTGATGGGCATGCTGGTACAAAGCACGCCGGTCTCCTTCGGCGCCGTCGGTACGCCGATCATCGTCGGCCTCAATACCGGCCTGGACACTGCCACCATCGGTGCGCAGCTGGTCGAGCAGGGTTCGTCCTGGGCGCAGTTCCTGCAGTTGATCACCAGTGAAGTGGCAATCATCCATGCCACCGTAGGCGTGGTCATGCCGGTCATCATGGCAATGATGCTGACCCGCTTCTTCGGTCAGGAGAAAAGCTGGAAAGCCGGTCTGGAAGTGCTGCCGTTCGCGATTTTCGCCGGGCTGGCCTTCGTCGTGCCGTACGTTTTCACCGGCGTCTTTCTCGGCCCGGAATTCCCATCGCTGCTGGGCGGCCTGATCGGCCTGGCCATCGTCACCAGCGCCGCCCGCTTCGGTTTCCTGGTGCCGAAAAAGACCTGGGACTTCGCCCCGGCGGACAAATGGCCGAGCGAATGGCTGGGCACCGTCGAGATGAAGCTGGACGAACTGACCGCCAAACCGATGAGCGCACTGCGCGCCTGGCTGCCCTATGTGCTGGTCGGCGCCCTGCTGGTGATCAGCCGTGTGTTCCCGGAAGTAGGCAACGCGCTGAAGGCCGTGGTGGTGAACTTCCCCGACCTGCTCGGCGAAGCCGGCGTCAGCGCCAACTTCCAACCCTTGTACCTACCGGGCGGCATACTGGTCGCGGTGGTTATGGCCACGTTCTTCCTGCATGGCATGAAGGCGCGTGACCTGGGCAAGGCGGTGAAAGAGTCATCCAGCGTATTGCTCAGCGCCGGTTTCGTGCTGCTGTTCACCGTGCCGATGGTGCGTATCCTGATCAACTCCGGCGTGAATGGTGCAGAACTGGCCAGCATGCCGATCCTCATGGCGCGCTGGGTGGCCGACAGCGTTGGCGGCATCTATCCGCTGCTGGCCCCGAGCATCGGTGCCCTGGGCGCCTTCATCGCTGGCTCCAACACCGTCAGCAACATGATGTTCAGTCAGTTCCAATTCGGCGTGGCCAGCAGCCTGGGTATTTCCAGCGCGCTGATCGTCGCGGTCCAGGCCGTGGGTGCCGCCGCCGGCAACATGGTGGCGATCCATAACGTGGTTGCAGCCTCGGCTACCGTTGGCCTGCTCGGCCGCGAAGGCAGTACCCTGCGCAAGACCATCTGGCCGACGCTGTACTACCTGCTGTTTACCGGCATCATCGCGATGGTCGCGATCTACGTACTGGGTGTGACTGACCCGCTGGTGCACTGAACCTCGTCACGCGAAAGCGCCCCGACCCTGTCGGGGCATTTTCCGTCAGGCTACGCTTTCTCTTTTCAGTAACAGGATGAGCCCATGATCATTTCTGCCTCTACCGACTATCGCGCCGCCGCGCAGCGCAAGCTGCCGCCTTTCCTGTTCCACTACGCCGATGGCGGCGCTTACGCCGAACACACGCTGCGCCGCAATGTCGCCGACCTGTCGGAAATCGAACTGCGCCAGCGCGTGCTGAAGAACATGTCCGAGCTGGACCTGTCCACCGAGCTGTTCGGCGAGAAGATGTCGATGCCGGTCGGCCTGG
The genomic region above belongs to Pseudomonas sediminis and contains:
- the smpB gene encoding SsrA-binding protein SmpB; translated protein: MAKQKKHPQGTIALNKKALHDYFIEHKFEAGLVLSGWEVKSLRAGKAQLVDSYVLLKDDEAWLMGCHIAPLKTASTHVIADPTRTRKLLLNKRELEKLFGSVQQKGYTAVALSLYWKQHLVKCEIALAKGKKDFDKRHTEKERDADREVQRAMRSKGKED
- a CDS encoding FCD domain-containing protein yields the protein MEVGQVRQRRLSDDIVAQLETMILEGTLRAGERLPAERALAEQFGVSRPSLREAIQKLVAKGLLISRQGGGNYVAESLGSTFSDPLLQLLEHKEDAQRDLLEFRHTLEGSCAYYAARRATDIDRQRLTEAFEALQDCYARVGKVTRAEEGAADARFHLAIAEASHNAVLLHTIRGLFDLLKRNVVTNIGGMYAQREETRDMLIGQHRELYQAIIEGRAEDAREVSNQHIDYVQEVLSEVQLEAQRVARAQRRLGL
- a CDS encoding L-lactate permease; the encoded protein is MSNGILALLAFSPILLAAVLLIGLRWPAKHAMPLVYLVTAAVGLFAWDMTLNRVLASTLQGLLITLGLLWIIFGAILLLNTLKHSGGITAIRAGFTTISPDRRIQAIIIAWLFGCFIEGASGFGTPAAIAAPLLVAIGFPAMAAVLMGMLVQSTPVSFGAVGTPIIVGLNTGLDTATIGAQLVEQGSSWAQFLQLITSEVAIIHATVGVVMPVIMAMMLTRFFGQEKSWKAGLEVLPFAIFAGLAFVVPYVFTGVFLGPEFPSLLGGLIGLAIVTSAARFGFLVPKKTWDFAPADKWPSEWLGTVEMKLDELTAKPMSALRAWLPYVLVGALLVISRVFPEVGNALKAVVVNFPDLLGEAGVSANFQPLYLPGGILVAVVMATFFLHGMKARDLGKAVKESSSVLLSAGFVLLFTVPMVRILINSGVNGAELASMPILMARWVADSVGGIYPLLAPSIGALGAFIAGSNTVSNMMFSQFQFGVASSLGISSALIVAVQAVGAAAGNMVAIHNVVAASATVGLLGREGSTLRKTIWPTLYYLLFTGIIAMVAIYVLGVTDPLVH